In Chlorocebus sabaeus isolate Y175 chromosome 19, mChlSab1.0.hap1, whole genome shotgun sequence, a single genomic region encodes these proteins:
- the SLC25A1 gene encoding tricarboxylate transport protein, mitochondrial isoform X1: protein MAAPSAPRALAAAAPASGKVKLTHPGKAILAGGLAGGIEICITFPTEYVKTQLQLDERSHPPRYRGIGDCVRQTVRSHGVLGLYRGLSSLLYGSIPKAAVRFGMFEFLSNHMRDAQGRLDSTRGLLCGLGAGVAEAVVVVCPMETIKVKFIHDQTSPNPKYRGFFHGVREIVREQGLKGTYQGLTATVLKQGSNQAIRFFVMTSLRNWYRGDNPNKPMNPLITGVFGAIAGAASVFGNTPLDVIKTRMQGLEAHKYRNTWDCGLQILRKEGLKAFYKGTVPRLGRVCLDVAIVFIIYDEVVKLLNKVWKTD, encoded by the exons ATGGCCGCGCCCAGCGCCCCGCGCGCTCTGGCGGCCGCCGCGCCTGCGTCCGGGAAGGTCAAGCTGACGCACCCGGGGAAGGCGATCCTGGCAG GCGGCCTGGCGGGTGGCATCGAGATTTGCATCACCTTCCCCACTGAGTACGTGAAGACGCAGCTGCAGCTGGACGAGCGCTCGCACCCGCCGCGGTACCGGGGCATCG GGGACTGCGTGCGGCAGACGGTCCGCAGCCATGGCGTCCTGGGTCTGTACCGCGGCCTCAGCTCCCTGCTCTACGGCTCCATCCCCAAGGCAGCCGTCAG GTTCGGAATGTTCGAGTTCCTCAGCAACCACATGCGGGATGCCCAGGGACGACTGGACAGCACGCGCGGGCTGCTGTGCGGCCTAGGCGCCGGCGTGGCCGAGGCCGTGGTGGTCGTGTGCCCCATGGAGACCATCAAG gTGAAGTTCATCCACGACCAGACCTCTCCAAACCCCAAGTACAGAGGATTCTTCCACGGGGTTAGGGAGATTGTGCGGGAACAAG GGCTGAAGGGGACGTACCAGGGCCTCACGGCCACCGTCCTGAAGCAGGGCTCGAACCAGGCCATCCGCTTCTTCGTCATGACCTCCCTGCGCAACTGGTACCGAG GGGACAACCCCAACAAGCCCATGAACCCTCTGATCACTGGGGTCTTCGGAGCTATTGCAGGCGCAGCCAGTGTCTTTGGAAACACTCCTCTGGATGTGATTAAGACCCGGATGCAG GGCCTGGAGGCACACAAATACCGGAACACGTGGGACTGTGGCTTGCAGATCCTGAGGAAGGAGGGGCTCAAGGC aTTCTACAAGGGCACTGTCCCGCGCCTGGGCCGGGTCTGCCTGGATGTGGCCATAGTGTTTATCATCTATGATGAAGTGGTGAAGCTGCTCAACAAAGTGTGGAAGACAGACTAA
- the SLC25A1 gene encoding tricarboxylate transport protein, mitochondrial isoform X2: MFEFLSNHMRDAQGRLDSTRGLLCGLGAGVAEAVVVVCPMETIKVKFIHDQTSPNPKYRGFFHGVREIVREQGLKGTYQGLTATVLKQGSNQAIRFFVMTSLRNWYRGDNPNKPMNPLITGVFGAIAGAASVFGNTPLDVIKTRMQGLEAHKYRNTWDCGLQILRKEGLKAFYKGTVPRLGRVCLDVAIVFIIYDEVVKLLNKVWKTD; the protein is encoded by the exons ATGTTCGAGTTCCTCAGCAACCACATGCGGGATGCCCAGGGACGACTGGACAGCACGCGCGGGCTGCTGTGCGGCCTAGGCGCCGGCGTGGCCGAGGCCGTGGTGGTCGTGTGCCCCATGGAGACCATCAAG gTGAAGTTCATCCACGACCAGACCTCTCCAAACCCCAAGTACAGAGGATTCTTCCACGGGGTTAGGGAGATTGTGCGGGAACAAG GGCTGAAGGGGACGTACCAGGGCCTCACGGCCACCGTCCTGAAGCAGGGCTCGAACCAGGCCATCCGCTTCTTCGTCATGACCTCCCTGCGCAACTGGTACCGAG GGGACAACCCCAACAAGCCCATGAACCCTCTGATCACTGGGGTCTTCGGAGCTATTGCAGGCGCAGCCAGTGTCTTTGGAAACACTCCTCTGGATGTGATTAAGACCCGGATGCAG GGCCTGGAGGCACACAAATACCGGAACACGTGGGACTGTGGCTTGCAGATCCTGAGGAAGGAGGGGCTCAAGGC aTTCTACAAGGGCACTGTCCCGCGCCTGGGCCGGGTCTGCCTGGATGTGGCCATAGTGTTTATCATCTATGATGAAGTGGTGAAGCTGCTCAACAAAGTGTGGAAGACAGACTAA